Proteins encoded together in one Gemmatimonas sp. window:
- a CDS encoding cation:proton antiporter gives MHPETALLFTIAGAFGAAFLFGFIASKLKMPPLVGYLLAGIALGPHSPGFVGDVGLASQLAEIGVILLMFGVGLHFSPGDLLRVRRIALPGATLQMLTAIGLGYWLASSWGWTSAASLVFGLSLSVASTVVVLRVLEDRGLMDSIDGRVAVGWLVVEDLLVVLALVLLPAILSTLGAGTAGASPMGRTELLTSVALTLVKMVAFIVLMGVVGRRAVPWLLTHVARSGSRELFTLAVLAVSLGVAVGAATLFGVSFALGAFVAGVVISESDLSHRAGADALPMQDAFAVLFFVSVGMLLDPGVMLTQPAKVLSTVAIVLLGNTVVATVLMVLLRHPLGASLRIGASFGQIGEFSFILAGMGVSLGVLSDEGRSLILAAALCTIVLNPMLFATLDRLSTWIARHPRLLDRMERQKAPRMAHTDLFETITVGHAILIGYGRVGRTIGDALQRQGVPFVAIEQDRRVVDAMRTIGVASIYGDATRPGILEHAYPGTARLLVIAAPDPYHARHIIDMVRAKNPTIDIVVRTHSDQEQAMFEQLGVSKALMGERELAFGMAYHSLRSLGVDDDHADGIVEGLRGGGRMQTREFSALMPTDLRM, from the coding sequence ATGCACCCTGAAACCGCCCTCCTCTTCACGATTGCCGGTGCCTTTGGCGCGGCGTTCCTGTTCGGCTTCATCGCGTCGAAGCTGAAAATGCCGCCGCTCGTCGGCTATCTGCTGGCGGGCATCGCGCTTGGACCGCATTCGCCCGGGTTCGTGGGCGACGTGGGGCTGGCCAGCCAGTTGGCCGAGATCGGTGTGATCCTGCTGATGTTCGGCGTGGGACTGCACTTCTCGCCCGGCGACCTCCTGCGCGTGCGTCGCATCGCGCTGCCGGGGGCGACGCTGCAGATGCTTACCGCGATCGGGTTGGGATACTGGCTGGCCAGTTCGTGGGGGTGGACGTCGGCGGCGTCGTTGGTGTTCGGGCTGTCCTTATCGGTGGCCAGTACCGTCGTGGTACTGCGCGTCCTCGAAGATCGCGGGCTCATGGACTCGATCGACGGTCGCGTGGCCGTGGGTTGGCTGGTGGTCGAGGACTTGTTGGTGGTGCTCGCCCTCGTATTGCTGCCCGCGATCCTGAGCACATTGGGCGCTGGAACCGCAGGCGCATCGCCGATGGGGCGTACCGAGCTGCTTACCTCGGTGGCGCTCACGCTGGTGAAGATGGTGGCGTTCATCGTGCTGATGGGCGTGGTCGGTCGTCGCGCGGTACCGTGGCTGCTCACGCACGTGGCGCGCAGCGGCTCACGCGAGCTGTTCACGTTGGCCGTGTTGGCCGTGTCGCTCGGGGTGGCTGTCGGTGCCGCCACGTTGTTCGGCGTGTCGTTTGCACTCGGCGCGTTCGTGGCCGGCGTGGTTATCAGCGAATCGGACCTCAGTCATCGTGCCGGTGCCGACGCGCTGCCCATGCAAGACGCGTTCGCCGTGCTCTTCTTCGTGTCGGTCGGCATGTTGCTCGATCCGGGCGTTATGCTCACGCAGCCCGCGAAGGTGCTGTCGACGGTCGCGATCGTGTTGCTCGGCAACACCGTGGTCGCCACGGTGCTGATGGTGCTGCTACGCCATCCGCTTGGCGCCTCGCTCCGCATCGGCGCCAGCTTCGGTCAGATCGGCGAGTTCTCGTTCATCCTCGCCGGCATGGGCGTGTCGCTGGGCGTGCTGTCGGACGAGGGACGCAGTCTGATCCTGGCGGCGGCGCTCTGTACGATCGTCCTCAATCCGATGCTCTTCGCGACGCTGGACCGGTTGTCCACGTGGATCGCTCGGCATCCGCGGTTGCTCGATCGCATGGAGCGGCAGAAGGCGCCGCGCATGGCCCATACGGATCTGTTCGAGACGATCACCGTGGGCCACGCGATTCTGATCGGGTACGGTCGCGTCGGGCGCACGATCGGCGACGCGCTGCAGCGCCAAGGCGTGCCATTCGTCGCGATCGAACAGGATCGTCGCGTGGTGGACGCCATGCGCACCATTGGTGTCGCCTCGATTTACGGCGATGCCACCCGCCCGGGAATCCTGGAGCACGCATACCCGGGCACGGCCCGGCTGCTGGTGATCGCCGCCCCCGATCCATATCACGCGCGACACATCATCGACATGGTGCGCGCGAAGAATCCCACCATCGATATCGTGGTACGCACGCACAGCGATCAGGAGCAGGCGATGTTCGAACAGCTCGGCGTGAGCAAGGCGCTGATGGGCGAACGCGAACTGGCCTTCGGCATGGCGTACCACAGCCTGCGTTCACTCGGCGTCGACGATGATCACGCGGATGGCATCGTCGAGGGATTGCGCGGCGGCGGACGGATGCAGACGCGAGAGTTCAGCGCGCTGATGCCGACGGATTTGCGGATGTAA